In Fibrobacter sp., a single genomic region encodes these proteins:
- a CDS encoding type II toxin-antitoxin system RelE/ParE family toxin, with the protein MFSIEKTETFSKWYANLKDNQAKQRIFSRLLRVELGNLGDVKNIGDGISEMRFDVGPGYRLYYAIRGQVVIILLCGGDKSTQRRDIEKAKEMWRAIQNENK; encoded by the coding sequence ACCTTCTCTAAATGGTACGCGAACCTTAAGGACAATCAGGCAAAGCAGAGAATATTCTCTCGATTATTGAGAGTTGAACTAGGAAATCTTGGTGATGTCAAAAACATTGGTGACGGGATATCCGAAATGCGATTCGATGTTGGACCTGGATATAGGCTCTACTACGCCATACGAGGACAAGTTGTAATCATTCTCCTATGTGGTGGAGACAAATCAACACAACGGCGAGACATTGAAAAGGCAAAGGAAATGTGGAGGGCGATTCAAAATGAAAACAAGTA